A stretch of the Drosophila sulfurigaster albostrigata strain 15112-1811.04 chromosome 2L, ASM2355843v2, whole genome shotgun sequence genome encodes the following:
- the LOC133850180 gene encoding myosin heavy chain, muscle isoform X14: protein MPKPAASQEDEDPTPYLFVSLEQRRIDQSKPYDSKKNCWVPDEKEGYLLGDIKATKGDIVSVGLPGGETKDFKKDQLQQVNPPKYEKAEDMSNLTYLNDASVLHNLRQRYYNKLIYTYSGLFCVAINPYKRYPVYTNRCAKMYRGKRRNEVPPHIFAISDGAYVDMLTNHVNQSMLITGESGAGKTENTKKVIAYFATVGASTKKDESQKNKGSLEDQVVQTNPVLEAFGNAKTVRNDNSSRFGKFIRIHFGPTGKLAGADIETYLLEKARVISQQSLERSYHIFYQIMSGAVAGVKEICGLTDNIYDYHIVSQGKVTVPSIDDSEEFILTDQAFDILGFTKQEKEDVYRITAAVMHMGGMKFKQRGREEQAEQDGEEEGGRVSKLFGCDTAELYKNLLKPRIKVGNEFVTQGRNVQQVTNSIGALCKGVFDRLFKWLVKKCNETLDTKQKRQHFIGVLDIAGFEIFDYNGFEQLCINFTNEKLQQFFNHHMFVLEQEEYQREGIEWTFIDFGMDLQLCIDLIEKPMGILSILEEESMFPKATDQTFSEKLTNTHLGKSAPFQKPKPPKPGQQAAHFAIGHYAGVVAYNITGWLEKNKDPLNDTVVDQFKKSQNKLLIEIFADHPGQSGGGEQAKGGRGKKGGGFATVSSAYKEQLNSLMTTLRSTQPHFVRCIIPNEMKQPGVVDAHLVMHQLTCNGVLEGIRICRKGFPNRMIYPDFKMRYQILNPKGIKGIEDPKKCTKILIESTELDEDQYRLGNTKVFFRAGVLGQMEEFRDERLGKIMSWMQAWARGYLARKGFKKLQEQRVALKVVQRNLRKYLQLRTWPWYKLWQKIKPLLNVSRIEDEIARLEEKAKKAEELHAAEVKVRKELEALNAKLLAEKTALLDSLSGEKGQLQDFQERNAKLQAQKNDLENQLRDIQERLTQEEDARNQLFQQKKKADQEISGLKKDIEDLELNIQKAEQDKATKDHQIRNLNDEIAHQDELINKLNKEKKMQGESNQKTGEELQAAEDKINHLNKVKAKLEQTLDELEDSLEREKKVRGDVEKSKRKVEGDLKLTQEAVADLERNKKELEQTIQRKDKELSSITAKLEDEQVVVGKHQRQIKELQARIEELEEEVEAERQARAKAEKQRADLARELEELGERLEEAGGATSAQIELNKKREAELSKLRRDLEEANIQHESTLANLRKKHNDAVAEMAEQVDQLNKLKAKAEKEKNEYYGQLNDLRAGVDHITNEKAAQEKIAKQLQHTLNEVQSKLDETNRTLNDFDASKKKLSIENSDLLRQLEEAESQVSQLSKIKISLTTQLEDTKRLADEESRERATLLGKFRNLEHDLDNLREQVEEEAEGKADLQRQLSKANAEAQVWRSKYESDGVARSEELEEAKRKLQARLAEAEETIESLNQKCIGLEKTKQRLSTEVEDLQLEVDRANAIANAAEKKQKAFDKIIGEWKLKVDDLAAELDASQKECRNYSTELFRLKGAYEEGQEQLEAVRRENKNLADEVKDLLDQIGEGGRNIHEIEKARKRLEAEKDELQAALEEAEAALEQEENKVLRAQLELSQVRQEIDRRIQEKEEEFENTRKNHQRALDSMQASLEAEAKGKAEALRMKKKLEADINELEIALDHANKANAEAQKNIKRYQQQLKDIQTALEEEQRARDDAREQLGISERRANALQNELEESRTLLEQADRGRRQAEQELADAHEQLNEVSAQNASISAAKRKLESELQTLHSDLDELLNEAKNSEEKAKKAMVDAARLADELRAEQDHAQTQEKLRKALEQQIKELQVRLDEAEANALKGGKKAIQKLEQRVRELENELDGEQRRHADAQKNLRKSERRIKELSFQSEEDRKNHERMQDLVDKLQQKIKTYKRQIEEAEEIAALNLAKFRKAQQELEEAEERADLAEQAISKFRAKGRAGSVGRGASPAPRATSVRPQFDGLAFPPRFDLAPENEF from the exons ATGCCGAAGCCAGCCGCTAGCCAGGAGGATGAGGATCCCACCCCATACCTGTTCGTGTCTTTGGAACAAAGACGTATCGATCAATCGAAACCCTATGATTCGAAGAAGAACTGTTGGGTGCCCGACGAGAAGGAGGGTTATCTCCTTGGTGACATCAAGGCTACCAAGGGTGATATCGTCTCCGTCGGTCTGCCTGGTGGAGAG acCAAAGACTTCAAGAAAGATCAGCTCCAGCAGGTGAACCCTCCGAAATACGAAAAAGCTGAGGATATGTCTAACTTGACATACCTTAACGATGCCTCTGTGCTCCATAACTTGAGGCAGAGATACTACAACAAGCTCATCTAT ACCTACTCCGGTCTTTTCTGCGTTGCCATCAATCCTTACAAGCGCTACCCCGTCTATACCAACCGTTGCGCTAAGATGTACCGTGGCAAGCGCCGTAATGAGGTGCCACCCCATATTTTCGCCATCTCTGACGGTGCCTACGTCGACATGTTGACCAACCACGTGAATCAATCCATGTTGATTACCGGTGAGTCTGGTGCTGGTAAGACTGAGAACACGAAGAAGGTCATTGCGTACTTCGCCACTGTCGGCGCTTCGACCAAGAAGGATGAGTCCCAGAAGAACAAGGGCTCCCTTGAGGATCAGGTTGTGCAAACTAACCCTGTGCTTGAGGCCTTCGGTAACGCCAAGACCGTGCGTAACGATAACTCCTCTCGTTTC GGTAAATTCATCCGTATTCACTTCGGCCCCACTGGTAAACTGGCTGGTGCTGATATTGAGACCT ATCTGTTGGAGAAGGCTCGTGTCATCTCTCAGCAATCTCTGGAGCGCTCCTACCACATCTTCTACCAGATCATGTCTGGTGCCGTCGCTGGTGTTAAAG AAATCTGTGGTTTGACCGATAACATCTACGATTACCACATTGTCTCCCAGGGCAAGGTTACTGTGCCCAGCATCGACGATTCTGAGGAATTCATCCTCACTGAT CAAGCCTTCGACATCTTGGGCTTCACCAAGCAGGAGAAGGAGGATGTGTACCGCATCACCGCCGCTGTCATGCACATGGGTGGCATGAAGTTCAAGCAACGTGGTCGCGAGGAGCAGGCTGAGCAGGACGGTGAAGAGGAGGGTGGCCGTGTGTCTAAGCTGTTCGGCTGCGACACCGCTGAGCTGTACAAGAACTTGCTCAAGCCCCGCATCAAGGTCGGTAACGAGTTCGTCACCCAGGGCCGTAACGTCCAGCAGGTCACCAACTCCATCGGTGCTCTGTGCAAGGGTGTCTTCGATCGTCTCTTCAAATGGCTGGTCAAGAAGTGTAACGAGACTCTGGATACCAAGCAGAAGCGTCAGCATTTCATTGGTGTGCTGGATATTGCTGGTTTTGAAATCTTCGAC tACAACGGTTTCGAGCAATTGTGCATCAATTTCACTAACgaaaaattgcaacaattcTTCAACCATCACATGTTTGTTTTGGAACAAGAAGAATATCAACGCGAGGGCATCGAATGGACCTTCATTGATTTCGGCATGGATCTGCAATTGTGTATTGATTTGATTGAAAAG CCTATGGGTATCTTGTCCATCCTGGAAGAAGAGTCTATGTTCCCCAAGGCCACCGATCAGACCTTCTCGGAGAAGTTGACCAACACCCATTTGGGCAAGTCAGCTCCATTCCAGAAGCCCAAGCCACCAAAGCCCGGCCAGCAGGCTGCTCACTTTGCCATTGGCCATTATGCTGGTGTTGTCGCCTATAACATCACCGGTTGGTTGGAGAAGAACAAGGATCCTCTGAACGACACTGTTGTCGACCAGTTCAAGAAGTCGCAGAACAAGCTGCTCATCGAAATCTTCGCTGATCATCCTGGTCAGTCCGGTGGCGGTGAACAGGCTAAGGGCGGTCGTGGCAAGAAGGGTGGTGGCTTCGCTACCGTCTCGTCGGCCTACAAGGAGCAGTTGAACAGCTTGATGACCACTCTGCGTTCGACACAGCCTCACTTCGTCCGTTGCATCATTCCCAACGAGATGAAACAACCTGGCGTGGTTGATGCCCACTTGGTCATGCACCAGCTGACTTGTAACGGTGTGCTTGAAGGTATCCGTATTTGCCGTAAAGGTTTCCCCAACAGAATGATCTACCCCGATTTCAAGATGCG CTACCAAATCCTGAACCCTAAGGGTATCAAGGGTATTGAGGATCCCAAGAAATGCACGAAAATCCTCATCGAATCGACCGAGTTAGATGAAGATCAGTACCGTTTGGGTAACACAAAG GTGTTCTTCCGTGCCGGTGTCCTGGGTCAGATGGAAGAGTTCCGTGATGAGCGTTTGGGCAAGATCATGTCCTGGATGCAAGCCTGGGCTCGTGGTTACCTGGCCCGTAAGGGCTTCAAGAAGCTGCAGGAGCAGCGTGTCGCCCTCAAGGTCGTCCAGCGCAATCTGCGCAAATACCTGCAGCTGCGTACCTGGCCCTGGTACAAACTGTGGCAGAAGATCAAGCCTCTGCTCAACGTCAGCCGTATTGAGGATGAGATTGCC CGTCTGGAAGAGAAGGCCAAGAAGGCTGAGGAACTGCATGCCGCTGAAGTGAAAGTGCGCAAGGAATTGGAGGCTCTGAACGCCAAGCTGTTGGCTGAGAAGACCGCTCTGTTGGACTCTCTGTCCGGCGAGAAGGGTCAGCTGCAGGACTTCCAGGAACGCAACGCTAAGTTGCAGGCCCAGAAGAACGACCTCGAGAACCAGCTGCGC GACATCCAAGAGCGCCTGACTCAGGAGGAAGATGCCCGCAACCAGCTGTtccagcagaagaagaaggccGACCAGGAGATCTCTGGCCTGAAGAAGGACATCGAGGATCTGGAGCTGAACATCCAGAAGGCCGAGCAAGATAAGGCCACCAAGGATCACCAGATCCGCAACTTGAACGACGAGATCGCCCACCAGGATGAGCTCATCAACAAGTTGAACAAGGAGAAGAAGATGCAGGGCGAGAGCAACCAGAAGACTGGTGAGGAACTGCAGGCCGCCGAGGACAAGATCAACCACTTGAACAAGGTTAAGGCTAAGCTCGAGCAGACCCTCGACGAACTCGAGGATTCTCTGGAGCGTGAGAAGAAGGTGCGCGGTGATGTTGAGAAGTCCAAGCGCAAGGTTGAGGGTGACCTCAAGCTGACCCAGGAGGCTGTTGCCGATCTGGAGCGCAACAAGAAGGAGTTGGAGCAGACCATCCAGCGCAAGGACAAGGAACTGTCCTCCATCACCGCCAAGCTCGAAGACGAGCAGGTCGTTGTTGGCAAGCACCAGCGCCAGATCAAGGAACTGCAGGCCCGCATCGAGGAGCTCGAGGAGGAGGTCGAGGCCGAGCGTCAAGCCCGCGCCAAGGCCGAGAAGCAGCGCGCCGATTTGGCTCGTGAGCTCGAGGAATTGGGTGAGCGTCTGGAAGAGGCTGGCGGTGCCACCTCTGCCCAGATTGAGCTCAACAAGAAGCGTGAGGCTGAGCTGAGCAAGCTGCGTCGCGATCTTGAGGAGGCCAACATCCAGCACGAATCTACCCTGGCTAACCTGCGCAAGAAGCACAACGATGCCGTCGCCGAGATGGCTGAGCAGGTTGATCAGCTCAACAAGCTGAAGGCCAA GGCTGAGAAGGAGAAGAACGAGTACTACGGCCAGCTGAACGATCTGCGCGCCGGCGTTGACCACATTACCAACGAGAAg GCCGCCCAGGAGAAGATCgccaagcagctgcagcacacCCTCAACGAGGTCCAATCGAAATTGGATGAGACCAACAGGACTCTGAACGATTTCGATGCCAGCAAGAAGAAGCTGTCCATTGAGAACTCCGACCTGCTCCGCCAATTGGAGGAAGCCGAGTCCCAGGTGTCTCAGCTGTCCAAGATCAAGATCTCCTTGACCACTCAGCTGGAGGATACCAAGCGTCTGGCCGACGAAGAGTCGCGCGAGCGTGCCACCCTTTTGGGCAAGTTCCGCAACTTGGAGCACGACCTCGACAACTTGCGCGAGCAGGTTGAGGAGGAGGCTGAGGGCAAGGCTGATTTGCAGCGTCAACTCAGCAAGGCCAACGCCGAGGCTCAGGTCTGGCGCAGCAAGTACGAATCCGATGGTGTTGCCCGCTCTGAGGAGTTGGAGGAAGCCAAGAGGAAGCTGCAGGCCCGCCTTGCTGAGGCTGAGGAGACCATTGAGTCGCTCAACCAGAAGTGCATTGGCCTGGAGAAGACCAAGCAGCGTCTGTCCACCGAAGTCGAGGACTTGCAGCTGGAGGTCGACCGTGCCAACGCCATTGCCAACGCCGCCGAGAAGAAGCAGAAGGCATTCGACAAGATCATTGGCGAATGGAAGCTCAAGGTCGACGATTTGGCTGCTGAGCTCGATGCCTCCCAGAAGGAGTGCCGCAACTACTCCACCGAGTTGTTCCGTCTTAAGGGCGCCTACGAGGAAGGCCAGGAGCAGCTGGAGGCTGTCCGTCGTGAGAACAAGAACTTGGCTGATGAAGTCAAGGATCTGCTCGACCAGATCGGTGAGGGTGGCCGCAACATCCATGAGATCGAGAAGGCCCGCAAGCGCCTGGAAGCCGAAAAGGACGAGCTCCAGGCTGCTCTTGAGGAAGCTGAGGCTGCTCTTGAACAGGAGGAGAACAAGGTGCTCCGCGCCCAGCTGGAGCTGTCCCAGGTGCGCCAGGAAATCGACCGCCGCATCCAGGAGAAGGAAGAGGAATTCGAGAACACCCGCAAGAACCACCAGCGCGCTCTCGACTCCATGCAAGCCTCCCTTGAGGCTGAGGCCAAGGGTAAGGCTGAGGCCCTCCGCATGAAGAAGAAGTTGGAAGCCGACATCAACGAATTGGAGATTGCTCTGGATCATGCCAACAAG gCTAACGCCGAGGCCCAGAAGAACATCAAGCGCTACCAACAGCAGCTCAAGGACATCCAGACCGCCCTTGAGGAAGAACAGAGAGCCCGTGACGATGCCCGTGAACAGCTGGGTATCTCTGAGCGTCGTGCCAACGCTCTGCAGAACGAACTCGAGGAGTCCCGCACTCTGCTGGAGCAGGCCGACCGCGGCCGTCGCCAGGCCGAGCAGGAACTGGCCGATGCCCACGAACAGTTGAACGAAGTTTCCGCCCAGAACGCTTCCATCTCCGCTGCCAAGAGGAAGTTGGAGTCTGAGCTCCAGACTCTGCACTCTGACCTGGATGAGCTCCTCAACGAAGCCAAGAACTCCGAGGAGAAGGCCAAGAAGGCTATGGTTGATGCCGCCCGCCTGGCTGATGAGCTCCGCGCTGAGCAGGATCATGCCCAGACCCAGGAGAAATTGAGGAAGGCCCTTGAGCAACAGATCAAGGAACTGCAGGTCCGTCTGGATGAGGCTGAGGCCAACGCTCTTAAGGGTGGCAAGAAGGCTATCCAGAAGTTGGAGCAGCGCGTCCGCGAGCTCGAGAACGAGCTGGATGGTGAGCAGAGGAGACACGCCGATGCCCAGAAGAACTTGCGCAAGTCCGAGCGTCGCATCAAGGAGTTGAGCTTCCAGTCTGAGGAGGACCGCAAGAACCACGAGCGCATGCAGGATCTGGTTGACAAGCTGCAACAGAAGATCAAGACATACAAGAGGCAGATTGAGGAGGCTGAGGAAATCGCTGCCCTCAACTTGGCCAAATTCCGCAAGGCCCAGCAGGAGCTCGAGGAAGCTGAGGAGCGTGCCGATCTGGCTGAACAGGCCATTAGCAAATTCCGCGCCAAGGGACGTGCCGGTTCTGTCGGTCGTGGTGCCAGCCCAGCG CCCCGTGCGACATCCGTTAGGCCACAATTCGACGGATTGGCTTTCCCACCAAGATTCGACCTTGCTCCTGAAAACGAATTCTAA